The following are encoded in a window of Hippoglossus hippoglossus isolate fHipHip1 chromosome 23, fHipHip1.pri, whole genome shotgun sequence genomic DNA:
- the LOC117756998 gene encoding endoplasmic reticulum-Golgi intermediate compartment protein 2-like: protein MRRLSRRKALSLVRELDAFPKVSESYVETSASGGTVSLIAFCAMALLAVLEFFVYRDTWMKYEYAVDKDFSSKLRINIDITVAMKCQHVGADILDLAETMITSSGLQYEPVIFDLTPQQRLWQRTLLLIQSRLREEHALQEVLYKTLLKGAPTALPPREDTSIEPLNGCRIHGHMYVNKVAGNLHITVGKPIHHPQGHAHIAAFVSHETYNFSHRIDHLSFGEEIPGIINPLDGTEKITFNHNQMFQYFITVVPTKLNTHKISADTHQFSVTERERLINHAAGSHGVSGIFLKYDTSSLMVTVSEQHMPLWQFLVRLCGIIGGIFSTTGMLHGFVGFCFDVICCRFKLGGYRPREDVQLHNQMNNVNNHLVPLLADDVPEE from the exons CGTCTGTCCAGGAGGAAAGCTCTGAGCCTGGTGAGGGAGCTGGACGCCTTCCCCAAAGTGTCGGAGAGCTACGTGGAGACGTCAGCGTCGGGGGGGACGG TGTCGCTGATAGCGTTTTGTGCGATGGCTCTTCTCGCCGTCTTGGAGTTCTTTGTTTATCGAGACACGTGGATGAAATATGAATACGCAGTGGACAAAGATTTCTCCAG TAAACTGAGAATAAACATCGACATCACAGTTGCCATGAAATGCCAGC ATGTGGGAGCAGATATTCTGGATCTGGCTGAGACCATGATCACATCCAGCGGCCTCCAGTACGAACCT GTTATTTTCGACCTGACTCCTCAACAAAGACTGTGGCAAAG GACCCTGCTCCTCATCCAGAGCCGACTGAGAGAGGAACACGCTCTTCAGGAAGTCCTGTACAAAACTCTGCTGAAAGGAGCTCCCACCGCTCTGCCTCCACG ggaggATACATCTATAGAGCCGCTCAATGGCTGCAGGATACACGGACACATGTACGTCAACAAGGTGGCAGGAAATCTGCACATCACTGTGGGGAA GCCGATTCACCATCCGCAGGGTCACGCCCATATCGCAGCTTTCGTGAGCCATGAGA CGTATAACTTCTCCCATCGAATAGACCATCTGTCTTTCGGCGAGGAGATCCCGGGCATCATCAATCCTCTGGACGGCACAGAGAAAATCACCTTTAACC ACAACCAGATGTTCCAGTACTTCATCACCGTGGTGCCGACCAAACTCAACACGCACAAgatctctgcagacacacaccagttTTCTGTCactgagcga GAGCGGCTGATAAACCACGCAGCCGGCAGTCACGGCGTCTCCGGCATCTTCTTGAAGTACGACACCAGCTCTCTGATGGTGACGGTCAGCGAGCAGCACATGCCACTGTGGCAGTTCCTGGTGCGACTCTGCGGCATCATCGGGGGAATATTCTCCACGACAG GGATGCTCCACGGGTTTGTCGGCTTCTGCTTCGATGTGATTTGCTGTCGCTTTAAACTGGGAGGCTACCGGCCCAGAGAG GATGTGCAGCTTCACAACCAGATGAACAATGTGAACAATCACCTCGTCCCTCTGCTGGCTGACGACGTTCCTGAGGAGTAG